Proteins encoded by one window of Dioscorea cayenensis subsp. rotundata cultivar TDr96_F1 chromosome 20, TDr96_F1_v2_PseudoChromosome.rev07_lg8_w22 25.fasta, whole genome shotgun sequence:
- the LOC120251443 gene encoding probable LRR receptor-like serine/threonine-protein kinase At1g53430, translating into MGWGEAVFLCFMVWSSMGSVHGQGQKPLDPLEVEALRKIGSELGKRWNFYVDPCSGTSGWIDPVDHNKNYANNVTCGACTAVHCHVIGITLKAQNLSGSLPDAFSILPFLRIIDLTRNYLNGTIPTSWASLNLTQLSMGGNRISGNIPEQLGDITTLQILELPDNLIEGHIPQNLSKLINLNRLRISGNPISGKIPDFIGNWKELGRLDMQGTSLEGPFPVSFSQLQKITILYVSDLKGGDGVLHLLNDMTKMGQLVLRNLSISGVLPESIVNMPNIKTLDLSYNSFDGSNLPGACPNTGYLNLVSSCSSSTNNSIASCMKRNHPCSEKPTNYNLFINCGGQKVTIDKNEYEEDTDPSGGSSYKVFGDRWAYSSTGIFKENENEYYIASSTTPLNMSNPELYVNARLSPLSLKYYGLCLQNGIYTVNLHFAEIMFTDDQTYSAVGRRLFDVSIQGEKVLRDFNIAKEANGTGRNITKSFNASVSENTLEIHFQWAGKGTSTIPHASVYGPLISAISVTPNFDPDLGEHNLSTGAILGIVVAGCVVIALISIFIWYCRRRKNAENKVEIMKFHFQPLSCHARKYAELRGLPSQTGCFTFRQLKDATMNFAPENKIGEGGFGSVYKGVLPNGSLIAVKQLSSKSRQGNREFINEIGMISALQHPNLVKLLGCCIEGSQLLLIYEYMENNSLASVLFGPETNRLKLDWQTRRRICLDVARGLAYLHEESRLKVVHRDIKATNVLLDKDLNAKISDFGLARLAEDDVSHISTRIAGTIGYMAPEYGMRGILTDKADVYSFGVVMLEIVTGVSNANYKQNEGIVSLLDWAYVQQQKGDLLELVDKSLGSNYTQEEALQILNLALTCTNPSRTLRPTMSAVVSSLDGQNPQAVSSTTKLTISRIDDDQSTSVSTDRKWFDSSVSGTSNQEESTVNSTEKQASF; encoded by the exons ATGGGTTGGGGAGAAGCAGTGTTCCTCTGTTTCATGGTTTGGAGCAGCATGGGTAGTGTCCATGGCCAAGGCCAGAAGCCCCTAGATCCTCTTGAAG TGGAAGCGCTGAGAAAGATAGGCTCTGAGCTGGGGAAGCGATGGAACTTCTATGTGGACCCTTGCAGTGGAACCTCTGGTTGGATAGACCCTGTGGACCACAACAAGAACTACGCCAACAATGTCACGTGCGGTGCATGCACCGCCGTTCACTGCCACGTCATCGGCATCACCCTCAAGGCCCAGAATCTCAGTGGTTCTCTTCCCGATGCCTTTTCCATTCTCCCATTCCTCcggatcat AGATTTGACAAGGAATTATCTAAATGGCACCATCCCGACCTCATGGGCTTCACTCAATCTCACTCAACT GTCGATGGGAGGAAATCGGATATCTGGAAACATTCCGGAACAACTTGGTGACATTACAACTCTTCAAATACT GGAATTACCAGATAATCTGATTGAAGGCCACATTCCTCAAAATCTCAGCAAACTAATAAACTTAAACAGACT CCGAATTAGTGGTAATCCAATCTCTGGCAAGATTCCAGACTTCATCGGCAACTGGAAGGAGCTTGGACGATT GGATATGCAAGGCACCTCCTTGGAAGGCCCTTTTCCTGTTAGCTTTTCTCAATTGCAAAAGATAACCATATT GTATGTATCTGACCTTAAAGGAGGAGATGGGGTACTTCATCTGTTGAATGACATGACGAAAATGGGACAATT GGTTCTGAGGAACTTATCAATATCTGGAGTACTACCTGAGTCTATAGTGAATATGCCTAACATCAAAACCTT GGATTTATCGTACAACAGTTTTGATGGCTCCAATTTGCCAGGGGCTTGTCCCAACACAGGGTATTT AAATTTGGTATCCAGTTGCTCATCATCCACTAATAATTC gATTGCATCATGTATGAAGAGAAACCATCCTTGTTCTGAAAAACCAACAA ATTACAACTTGTTCATAAACTGTGGTGGTCAGAAGGTGACCATTGACAAAAATGAGTATGAAGAAGATACAGATCCAAGTGGGGGATCATCTTATAAAGTTTTTGGAGACAGGTGGGCATATAGCTCTACTGGGATcttcaaggaaaatgaaaatgaatattaCATCGCTTCATCTACAACGCCTCTGAACATGTCCAATCCAGAATTGTATGTAAACGCCCGTCTCAGTCCTTTGTCACTAAAGTATTACGGCCTCTGCCTTCAGAATGGAATTTATACAGTGAACCTGCATTTTGCTGAGATAATGTTTACTGATGATCAAACTTATTCCGCTGTTGGAAGACGCTTATTTGATGTGTCTATCCAG GGTGAGAAGGTGTTGAGAGATTTTAACATCGCAAAAGAAGCAAATGGGACTGGTAGGAATATCACCAAGAGCTTCAATGCTAGTGTAAGCGAAAACACCTTGGAAATTCACTTTCAGTGGGCTGGGAAGGGGACCAGTACCATTCCTCATGCAAGTGTATATGGACCTCTAATTTCAGCTATATCAGTCACACCCA ACTTTGATCCTGACCTTGGTGAGCACAACCTGTCCACTGGGGCTATTTTGGGCATCGTAGTAGCAGGTTGCGTGGTGATTGCATTGATTTCCATATTCATATGGTATTGCCGGAGAAGGAAAAATGCTGAAAACAAAGTTGAGATTATGAAATTTCACTTTCAGCCATTGTCCTG TCATGCACGAAAATATGCAGAGCTTCGAGGCCTACCATCGCAAACGGGATGCTTCACCTTCAGACAGCTCAAAGATGCAACCATGAACTTTGCTCCTGAAAATAAGATAGGTGAAGGTGGCTTTGGGTCAGTTTACAAG GGTGTTCTGCCAAACGGATCTCTAATTGCTGTGAAACAACTTTCTTCAAAGTCCAGGCAAGGAAATCGAGAATTTATAAATGAGATAGGCATGATATCTGCTTTGCAGCACCCCAATCTTGTCAAACTTCTTGGATGTTGCATTGAAGGAAGCCAGTTGTTGCTTATATATGAATACATGGAAAATAACAGTCTAGCAAGTGTTCTTTTTG GCCCTGAAACAAACAGACTGAAATTGGATTGGCAAACAAGGCGAAGAATTTGCCTTGATGTGGCTCGAGGCTTAGCATATCTCCATGAGGAGTCAAGGTTGAAGGTTGTTCATAGAGACATTAAGGCCACTAATGTGCTGTTAGATAAAGATCTCAATGCAAAAATATCCGATTTTGGTTTGGCTAGACTTGCTGAAGATGATGTAAGCCACATAAGCACACGGATTGCTGGAACTAT AGGATACATGGCCCCTGAATATGGAATGAGAGGCATCCTGACTGACAAAGCAGATGTTTACAGCTTTGGAGTTGTCATGTTAGAGATAGTCACTGGAGTGAGCAATGCGAACTACAAGCAGAACGAAGGAATCGTTTCTCTTCTTGATTGG GCCTATGTTCAACAACAGAAGGGTGACTTACTTGAACTTGTTGACAAAAGCCTTGGTTCCAACTACACACAGGAAGAAGCATTGCAGATTTTGAATTTGGCTCTTACATGTACCAATCCTTCTCGGACTCTTAGGCCGACAATGTCTGCAGTGGTGAGCAGCCTTGATGGTCAGAATCCTCAAGCAGTTTCATCAACGACCAAGCTGACAATTTCAAGGATTGATGATGATCAGTCAACCAGTGTTTCAACGGATAGAAAATGGTTTGACTCTTCAGTATCAGGGACAAGTAACCAAGAAGAAAGTACTGTTAATTCTACAGAAAAGCAAGCATCTTTCTGA